The following are from one region of the Desulfovibrio sp. Fe33 genome:
- a CDS encoding carboxymuconolactone decarboxylase family protein → MDASEKAATTLAKMTQRAGNVFPNYLAFTKEISQFGPIDHKTQELIHVACSMMSQCEMCISLHIQGAASHGATKEEIMQAAMLAISMGGSPKVMYMHYVFDELDDLFD, encoded by the coding sequence ATGGATGCATCCGAAAAAGCAGCAACGACCTTGGCCAAAATGACGCAGCGCGCGGGCAACGTCTTCCCGAATTACCTTGCCTTCACAAAGGAGATCAGCCAGTTTGGCCCCATCGATCACAAGACGCAGGAACTGATTCACGTGGCCTGCTCCATGATGTCCCAGTGCGAAATGTGCATCTCCCTTCATATCCAGGGAGCGGCCAGCCACGGGGCGACCAAGGAAGAGATCATGCAGGCCGCCATGCTGGCCATTTCCATGGGCGGCTCGCCGAAGGTCATGTACATGCACTACGTGTTCGACGAACTGGACGACCTTTTCGATTAA